gaaagCAGCACTTGGACATGgacactttgtttttcatttatttaagagGTGGTGGGAGAAACAggatgtgacagagagagagagaaagagaagagaaagattTGGGGATAGGAAAATGAAAGACAGATCctaaaaaacagacacagggatgtgtaaaaactgtaaactgtaaaagaaaagaaaggataGGTTTTAAGCCAGTAACGAGTGAGATGGGAATCTGAATTATAAAAACTGTTTCAATTTAGATTTTCATCACCATgaacataaaaatcaaaaagaaatataatcacaaaaaaatacatcaaaaagaAACATCATGATGACGAAGCCCAGTCTTCCAGACCTGtgacaaaaagaggaagagggctTGGTAACACTGAGGACAGAGTAAAGGGAAAACAATGTGAGCGATAGCAGCGAGGACACAGAGTGATATGGGGTAGTGAAGTAGTGAGGCAGGGTAATTTGAGGCTCAACTGTGACGCTCGCGTCCTTAAAATAGCTCACAGAGATATGAATTTTCTgcctgcagtgaaaaaaaactaaactgttcTGTCCATAATACACTTTATGTGAGCATCAGAGGATGCCCTTAGGCACAGTTTGTCCATAGATCTGCAGAAAAATCCATAATTAGAATCAACGCAGTCTTCAAGAATAAGTAAAGCAGGTAAAATCAATACAAGTCAGTGTACATTGTTCAGGATTTGTGCATGTATACACTACAATAGGCATTACTGTACTCTAGTTACCTGGCTCGGGTCCTATTTGTAGAATTATTAAAGGCTGTCGCTTTGCCCAATTAATGCTGCTACATAACTATTTGCACTTCTTTTTTCATCTAAGCAATCACACAGCTAAGCACTAAGATGCCACCACATGTGGTCattgtttaaatgtaaagtttagCTCAACGCAGAAAgcaataatatctatctattcATCAAGGGTTGAGATGGAATAACCAACAACTCAGTGTTGCTAGGAACTTCTGTAGGTGTCAATATCTTCAGAGTTCACTAGCAGTCAAATTGAATAAACTGGCTAAAAATGGACAGCCGACCACAACAGTGTACATGgctctctgcagcagatgagttatgtctttctgtgtgtgtgtgtgtgtgtgtgtgtgtgtgtgtgtgtgttggggtgggcggtgtttgtatttgttttgatgtgtcACGTTCGACTTCATGgacaggccaaaaaaacaaaacgaaacaaTACAGAGCAGCATGGAGGACAGTGAAAACTCTGTGGTGGAATGCTTTTTTAATAggtatctcttacttattcagtctctctttcaaattcGATACAGATAAATTTGGACTGATGTTTGACTGCTGCCTCGGTGGAGGCGGACAGTATTTTGTGTTGGCGTATCATTGCATGTTACCAGTTAAGGGGTATGTCCACCACGGTTGTGTGTTTCCATAACTGTCAATCAGAGCTTGAGCAGATGAATATCTGTGACTACGACAGCGGTCTAAATGCCGAATGTGGAAAAGTGGctgaaaagaacagaaaaaatgctATTCCCATGGTGTCGCTAGACAAAACAATGATTATCAGCATTGGGGTCACTCCAGCCACGCTAAATTGATCTGCATTTAAAGCAAATGTCAGCCCAGCAGCGTAAAGTGGAGCGACCAGTTGCCCTCTCCCTACTTCTGGCGCCTCTACTCGGACCACGCTCATCTTAAAatttggcctttattttgatCTGAGCGACACACGTGTAAAGTTTCGTGACCCTGATTTTGTATGGTTGCAACATTATTGCGTTGACAGAATCTGTCCACGGACAGAcagatgtaaatgtaaacatctGGCAAAATACTTAAAACAGCTTCTGTGGTTGTTACAATTAGTGCCACCAGGACCACATTCTGctatcactctctctcacacacacacacacacacacaaagattcaCGAAGTGTAAACAATAGCAGCTGTCGCCACACTGTCATGGCTAGGAGCATTATGTCTAAACACACTCAACCAAGTTAAGGAATAGATACTTTAGATAATTTCTATTTGAGGACCTTATTAACATTTTGGGTGCATGAACACTCCCGTGGGTGCATGCACAGAATAACACACTTGCTTTATGTGTACATTGAGAgcaatgtatatatatacttaacCAATAAAGatgattctgattctgtttaGGATGATGTCACCCTCTGATAATATGCAGTTAAACCTGGCCTACACTGCCACATGTTCAAAGTTAGAGACAGCCACACCCACAGAGGCTCTTACCAGGAGGAATTTGTTCCTGACGGCATCCCGGAAAGCCTGGGCCATACCCAGTGAACCTGTGTGTGTGGTACAATCATCTTATCACCACaatatgataaaaacaaatactttggaCATATTAAAAAGAAGCATAAAAATCAGAGACTGCTTGACTGATGCACATTCAAAAAAGTGCAggcatttacttttttaaagttacaggAATAATGAGTTCGAACCAAAACCACTGTGACTCTCTTCTGGCTTGTGCTGGGACTTTAAGTTCCTTTTGCTTTATAGTCAAGGCATCTTTGTCTAGATGTATGCATTCTGGATTAACACATCCTCTGGTTTACTCTAATGGAGTTATTTTATCTCATTATCAgattaaatgcttttaaatgttttatatttatattttgtaattataCTTGCTCTAGCATATTATTGTTATGCTATTCAGGGCACCAGGGGTCGATTGTTTGCATATATGGAAGagctttgtaaatattttgcattacatGCCAAAACTGTACTGCAAGTGtggtaaatatgaaaaatagttttgtgaTCAACAAACACCTATAGtattctaaaaatataaatccaaGAATATGAGTGTGCATCATTGAAGGTTAACTAATGCTGCATATGtcaaatgtcactgaaaaataataaactgtCACAAGCTGGATAACTGTTGtctggtgtctgtgtgtgtgtgtgtgtgtgtgtgtgtgtgtgtgtatgtgtgcgcacAAACATCAGTCTCCCATTGTGTTGGAGACAGTAGCGTGAGAGCGACCAGAGGGTCAGCTGCGCATCACATCAAagatttggctgttttttaaaaaaaaacaaaaaacactgtcaacacatacacaagacacacacacacacacacacacacaattacaaacTCCGATCTGAAACCCCCCTGCAGCTTTCTGTGCTCCTCACACTAAACAATCAGGTATGACAGGCGTGGCCTCTCTGGGTCCCAGAGGgcccaaaaaagacaaaagacccTCAGGAAGAGGCCGTCCACTCATCCTCACTGAGGACAcaagcctctctctctcaaacacacacaagttcaCTATACACACGGAAATATACAGTactagtatgtgtgtgtagcctATTTGATGTGATTTGTAAAGAAAGGAGGAGAACAGTAGTCGTGCGTCTTTAAAATCTCAGATTACTTATTCACGTCTCACCCAAACTCCTGATTAAGCCCCTTTAATTtcttgttgttgatgttttgcacaCTTATCAGCTTGTTCCTTGTGGACACATCCCTCCAGTAGTGGAAAAACTATTAAGATCCTctgcttaagtaaaagtactaataccataTGGCAAAACACTCTGTTGCTAGTCAAACTTGAATGAAAATGTCACTTAGGTTAAAGTATGGAAGTAGGATATCAGGAACATGTATGTaaagtattaaagtaaaaatacccaatgcagaaaaatcgaGATGggaacatatatatatagtattacATCATATGTAGCATTATTAGtgcttgtttcctgttttttatttgtttggtttttttgtctgcattCGCACATGTTATAGTCTTGTACTCTGGCGTCCTCTTGTGGCGTAAATATGCAACTGCAGGTAATATTACTTGATTTCAAAGGGAAACCACGATGTTTATATTTAAGCAACACAAAAGATATTAAGATAAAAATACACTGGGGTTTAAAATGATCTTAATTAGACTCTTCAACAGTTTCCCCGCCTTTGTTTCTCGTCGGTCGCACGATGGCGCTGGTTTATCTCCGCTCACCTTTTTACGTCTCGTGCTCTACTCTTCCGGGTTTGTCGTTGACCATGTGAGAGTTCACAGGGCACGCAGAGGTCGTGTTGTGCTTTTGCTTATAGCtcgtatatattttttttttagccagcTGGGAATCGTCGTGATGTGATGGCTTTCCTGAGTTTGTTCCTGAGAAGGCAGCTGCCGCCGGCAGTGTGTCACTTGGCCCGGACGGTGAAGCTGCTCCGGCCTCCCTGCGCCGGAGCGCCGCTGCGGAGGCTGCACGGCTCGGCCCGGCTGCGGCTCACAGAGAAGGGAGGACCGTGGGGGAAGAGCCGAGGGCCGGAGCAGCAGTACCAGCTCTCAGACCTCGACAAGGCGGACGCTTTGGTAAGAACATTTTGTATATTGATCATGGAGCGACACGGTGAAAAAAATCACGGATGCTATTTTGAATCTTATTTGTTGAGAATTGGTGTTATTGTATATCCAAATTATATCTGTCTTgattaaaaataacagcagtGATCAAATTAAAAGGTCTGTGTTCATTATAGCactcttttccatttttttttttttttttttttacagatgctGAGAAAGTCCCACGAGACAGGTAATTTGACTAAATGTATGCTGGATAATAAACTAATTTAAACCCTCATatatcaaaactgaaatttattCAACAGTTGCCTTTTATGGGTTAAAACTTCAAAGTATGTTGCCTTTAATGACACATCCAGGTTAGTGATGATGTAGCAGCTGTTTCACCTTTGACAGCTGGTGTGGCATCATTATTTACATGCAGCCAGAGATAGTCTTTCCTAAAGGTTTCAAAGAGATTTCAGTTCAGACTTATTTAGCAATTATGACATAACAGGGCAATAAAAGAGCCATTAAAAGGTTGCACTGACAAAAAGGTAGTTAGGGAtgcaactaacgattattttcattatcagttaatatttcagttgttttcatgaCTAATCGTTAGTCTgtacaatgaccaaaaaatgtgaaaaatgctcatcacaattTCCAAGTGCCCAAAGTGACATCTTcagtttgcttcttttgtccaaTCAACGGTACAAACCCCAGTAACTGCATTTacgtcagaaaaaaagcaaattctCACTTATGACAAGTTATAACCAGACAATGTTTAACGTCTTTATATAAATAGTTGATTAATTTTGGATCGATTGATTAATCTAGGGTCAGGATGTTGCAGCTCTAGTGAGAAGGAGTGAGAAATGTATCTTTTAGTGGAGGGATGATTGAGCCATATTTTGATTGACGGGGTTTCAGTCCGTCACAGTGATGGGATGCGACACTGTGGTTGAGACTGGagttaaaactttattttagctcTGAGGaggcagcagggagagaggagTGAGGCGTGGGTGTAGTGATGCGCAGGCAGGACACgcaaaaaagagggagagagagagagaacgtaCTTTTATACTTTTGGAATACTGAGATAAAAATTAGAAATGGAAACTCAGTTTTATACATAAGCTGTTGCTTTATTATTTAGgtgtaaattattatttaaagcaaGTTTTGTTCTTAAAAGGTGGGGCATGTTATACATTTACCTTACTAcctttattatattgttatcaTAGAGATTGGTCACATAATTTGAATTCTTATatattaggacttttttttttttttacagtttattaatCTGACAGTTATTTTCCTGATTAATTGATAAGTTGTTTggtctaaaaaaatgtcagaaaatggtgaaaaatgtctggTGTTTCCCAAAAcccaagatgacatcctcaaattTCTACAACTCAAAGATATTCTGTTTgagtaaataaacaagaaaaatattcacatttaagaagctggcatcagagttttttctttctcaaaaaaacaaacaaacaaaaaacctaatcaattatcaaattaaTATAAAAGTATACTGTGCAGGTTTTTCGGTTGCTGTTTATTGATACACTTGTCAGTGAAAGTGAACGTAAAAGTCAACCTTAGATTCACCCTCGTGTAGCATTTCTCCTCCCtatatttgagtgtttttctgcGCTGGCTCTCTTGAGCGCTGTGGGGGTTCACACCcataaacatcacaaacacaggaaataagAAACTACAGGCAGAAGGCAGAggctctgcagaaaaatacactgttaGTCACTTCTGCCTGAGAAGgattacttttatttgaatctatacatatttttttatgaaaattccCCACAGTATATCTTTAAtttaacagctgaaaataaattaGTCGTTGCAGCTCTACCCTGTGTGACGCCACCTAACTACGCCCTGAGCAGAGCTCCACTCAGCCAAAGTGAAAATGCCTATATCGATGTGCAGGGCCTTTAACTTCAGTCAATCAGACGTACtgtagaaacacaaaaaagatatttatatCAAGTTTTGCTGTAAATTTTGCAACATTGACCTCTCTGAGTTGCTTGTATCAGTACACactataataaatgtaaaatatatactgtttgaactaataatactaattgtgacagtttatcatttttgcctttttttttttttaagtaataggAAATGCTGGAATATGTTTGCCCATGGACATCAAACTGCAACGCTCAAACTCTACTGCCAGTTAGGGTCAGGCAATAtttaatattgtattgataTCGGGATATGAGactataataatattttttaaaaatattgaatatccTAATATTATAAGTGTTGTCGCTCCGGCTTAAAGGCTGCCTTACCATAAAGTGGTGTAATTTCCTAAAGTTACACGACTGTTCTAGCTGCTCTGCTATTTACCTTTGACCACTTAgttattatatccacattattgatgataattttaaaaaatgtcattgtgtcaATAGtttgttaaaacacaaaaagtcaacCCCACAATATAGTCATGTAGTTGATAAAGGTATTAGGTCAATAACATTGTGATAAATGACTTTCTCCATATCACCAAGCTCTCCTGCCAATTAAACTTAACACAGAAAGcaagattttctgttttttttgttgctttttaacgCCTAAGATCATCCTTGAGCTGTTTCATATCAACATTTGCAATTTGCATAAAAGTTTTACAACTTAGAGGAGCTCCTCAATTTCCTCTATGCCGTGCTTTGTGGAAaaagttaagtgttttttaatctgtgtaCTGACATTTTGATTAAACTTAGTCTGAAATTGGGACACAGCTTCTTATGTAGGTTTGTTATTGATTAGCACTTTTTTATCACAAGTTTTAGAATAGCAAAACTGGACTGCTTCTGGCTCTGTGCATAGATTTCTGGTCAGGCTGTAACATGTCAGCTGTTAATTTCTGGCTCTCGCCATTTTGCAGGATTCCTCTCGTGGTTCAGGAACGGTCTGCTGGCAACTGGGATCGGAGTCATCGCATTTGTCCAGAGCGAAGTGGGGCGAGAAGCAGGATATGGTACGGGCTCCAAcaactcttttttaatttaatttttttttttttatgtacagcAGAGCTGCAAATCGGCACACTCGCAGCCAAAGAAAGCTCTACGGTGGTGCAATAACAGGAGCAGCTTGTGATTCAAGCACAGTAACAAAGACTTGCTGTAGTcctaaattctttaaaaatagtggagtttagaaaaataaaaaggcttgAAAATCAATGAATGTCCATGAAATAAgtagaatttttgttttttttgtcctaaaatcaaTTTCTAAGAGAACCTtgtaatagatttttttcaatgaataaTTTCACAAGGATTTTTGAAACCGAATGAAATCATCTTGAGTAAATAATAAAGGAGCCGAGATCCTTGGTATATAGTTGTAACCAATGTCATGGTTACCTGAAATgccagttttggtttttttttcctgtttttaaataaagaccTTCAGAAAGATATTAAAGTCATTGGAGTTTTATGCACAATAATGTCtgaaaactagtaaaaaaaaaagtaacatagcTGGTAAGTAGTTAAGTCATGAATTTACATGTAAGATGAGATCTTATAttcaattttaatcatttaggaAATATTCTATTTTATCTCCTAGTTTCACTCAGATAGTTAAGATAATATTTAGGCCCAGCCTGCCTCTATCCAAGATTTAATTACAGTGAAAAAATTAATTGGATCTCCACAATAATGCTGTGTCAATCTGTTTTTCCTCAGCCTTCTTCATCctgggaggtgtgtgtgtgtcgtttgGCGGCGCCTCGTACATTGGCAGCCTCTTTGCCTTGCGGAGGATGATGCTGCTGTCTGTGCCAGCGCTGCTGGCCCAAAGCATCACGGTGGCCAGCGTCGCCCTCTTCTGGCTCTGCGCGGTATCCCTATACATCGGCCGCTTGGAGGTGGAGATCATCCacgagggagaggaggaggagggggaggatgaggatgagTGCCGGGAGTGCCGCGAGAGACGTGAGCATCGGGGTTACCGAGGATCCCACGACAGCAGACATCAGAACAGTGAGGACAGTGACAGCAAGGGGCCCAAAAAGTAGAGATGTtggacggtgtgtgtgtgtgtgtgtgtgtgtgtgtgtgtgtgtgtgtgtgtgtgtgtgtgttgctttaaTTCAGGGCTTCCCTTATATGTGTGAGCGCATGAGAGTGAGTCTATGAAGATACAGAcctgttcattgttttttttttgatgtaaaGATTATTGTTTAGGAGGAGAAAGACTTTGACGTTTTCTGGAAAATTGGTCAGAAAATGCTGACGTTTTGGTAGTTTGACCACATTCACTTCTGGTGAATAAATCAGCCTTTTTTGTAAGATTTCTTATCAGATATAGTCAAAACTGCTGCATGTACATTATCATCGGTCTGAAATGTCTTAATTACATCCTCACATTTACagacacactgcaaagactttcTAAAACACTGTATGCAATCATTTTAGGCCAGCAGTTGAACTgttggttgttgtttgttttatgatgttATTCAACATAAATAACTGCAAATGATTACTTGAAGTTTTCATTAAAGTCTTGAATAACAATAAGCTGGTTGTCGTATGCTGTGAGAAAGAATGAACATGCCATGTGCATGTTTCaggcctgtttttttctgtttttcatttcattgatAAAGGCTTGGGTTTTTTTATACAGAGGTTTAAACCACCCcgtgaagtctttttttttattttgttttgtaagagAAATAgcacttttgtcatttttttgtttctcaccaGACTTCTTTTAGATCTTTTGAATTTCACATCAGTTGGTCGTCACTTCACTACAACTGCTGTTTTAATTGGTGTTAAGAAAAGTTGATTGTGTGGAAAAGTTGAGTTTGTGTGCTTGAATTTGGGTTCACTgttgtttacttttgtttgtgtgcaccACTTTCAGTACACTCTGCGGTACATACAGTAATAAAGTTAGAAGAAATCCATGCTGATAGTCAATCCGGTGTGCttgttttgctttcacttttaAGTAGATTAGTGGCTCCCAATCTGAGGGTTTCAGGAGCCTTTCGAGGTCTGAAGGTTATGACATGACTAAGAGGTTTAGGACCAAGGACTAAGagagttttcttttaaatctctgcaaaaaaatgttttttttaatgcatggaCAGTAGTTAATGCTCTGTAcgattcagtttgttttgttttttattacatgaATGTAATCGATGCACACTCCACAAAACTTTGCTGCCTTTTTAGCCCAGTAACAActgaaaaagatgatttttaatctgttttttttagctggttaaataaatgatgttcatatattttttaacttctaTACCAAGAGCGCTCCTAAGTGGAATACAGGATGACCATACCACATACCACACTTTTCTtcactttaaaaagtgttaGCGCCAAAAGGTTTGGAGCCATTTTATGGTCCAttgttttttggtaatttaattcCAAATTGGGGAAATTGCACCACTTAAGTGGatcctaaattatgatgtaATCTTAAAGGAGATACTGCACActtaaccatgttttttttttaactgaaatgaCACGATATGAGTTGTGATGAAACATTAATGCtggtatatatttatttatttatttaattcatataTTAATACTTTAACATcccatttgctgttttaaatcgGCCCTTTTTCCTAAATGAGACCTGAGGGTGaaattacacaaattattttaagtttacaTTCTGCTTACCTCGTGCATATTCCTGGATAAATTTGAGTTTAATAAAATGAACGCAAACTACGGGGTTTTGTTGATCTCTGAGCATAATGATGCTGCTGTTCACTGTGAACACTGTACATGACAGAAGTCAACAGGATacatactgtgcatttttaaacttttccaaAGCCTtcagttgttttatgttttgttttatgctgGAAtcatttaaattcttttttttttccctcatctaCACTAAATACCCCATAatgacaaagtaaaaaaaaggatCTTAAATTTACATCTAAGATTTTAAAAGTATATGCAAGATTATCAGTTACTGTTGATAAACATGCGTAACAGTAAGAGTTAAACCCCAAATTCActcttatttaatgttttaccttgctgtatttgcatttttttccagcgCTATCTCCTGGATGCCTGCAGTCTTTCACCTGATCGCTACCTTTTATAAAACCCTGACCTCACCGTAGCGCTTCACGCTACAGACCAATACACATCCCCAACACAAACATAAGAGAATACTGGTGCAGGGAAGACTTACACACTGTAAAGACCcttagtgggtcataagtgatgatttagAGGCATTACCTCTGTaagagtctatacattgtttattgggaaaatcctgcacagtataTCTTTAAGTTTTGCAAGTtcattcaaaagaaataaactgaaGTATTCAGACACTTACCCCAGTACTTGAAGCACAGTTGAGAGCGATTACAACCTTGAGTCTTCTCGAGTATGATGCAACAAACCTGGCACACCCGGAGATATTTAGCCAGTCTTTGCTGCAGATGCTCTAAAAGTCCGTCAGGCTGGATGAGGACTGTTGGTGGACGGCCATTTTCAGGTCTCTCCAGAGATGTTCGACTGGGTG
The DNA window shown above is from Plectropomus leopardus isolate mb chromosome 5, YSFRI_Pleo_2.0, whole genome shotgun sequence and carries:
- the tmem160 gene encoding transmembrane protein 160, translated to MAFLSLFLRRQLPPAVCHLARTVKLLRPPCAGAPLRRLHGSARLRLTEKGGPWGKSRGPEQQYQLSDLDKADALMLRKSHETGFLSWFRNGLLATGIGVIAFVQSEVGREAGYAFFILGGVCVSFGGASYIGSLFALRRMMLLSVPALLAQSITVASVALFWLCAVSLYIGRLEVEIIHEGEEEEGEDEDECRECRERREHRGYRGSHDSRHQNSEDSDSKGPKK